Below is a window of Panicum virgatum strain AP13 unplaced genomic scaffold, P.virgatum_v5 scaffold_4248, whole genome shotgun sequence DNA.
CGGACCATGGGCCATGGCAACCAGAGATATAATCGAAAAGCTAGCTAGGCACCTTAATTAGTTGTGAAGGTGGACAACTGTGCCATTGTGGTCACTTCCTTTGCATTGTCGCAGAGATGGGGATGTTAGCAGAAACACGGCCATGCACGCATGCTCATGAATGTGCATGCTGAGATTGTTGAAACTGAAACTATATGCATTTATTCCAATGAAGAAGACGTCTGCCTGACAATGTTGTTTCTGACTTAGATTATATAGATGCTTTGATGATTTTTGGAATTAGACAGCGCAGGGTTGGCAGAAATAGTAAACACACCAAActttatttttgttgaatttcAACCATAGGTTTTCATGCCCTTAAGGGAATTTATTTCAATTACAGACGTATGTAGAACTAGTAGATGAAGCAATTAATAGGTCCACAATTATTTATTTCCACCGACTCGATATGTTCGGTATACATACACATACCATTAACAATTCATTGAGACATACTCTAGACTTGTGTAGAACTAGTATGTTGAGCAATTAAGTACATAATTATTTATTGCCACCGACTCAATATGTTCGGTATACGTACACATACTCTTAATAATTCATTCAAATGATACTCTATACATATGTAGAACTAGTAGATGGAGCAATTAATAAGCCCACAATTATTTATTACTACCGACTCTATATGTTCGGTACACATACACAAACTCTTAACAATATATTGAGATGATACTCTGGGTAACTTGACTTCCGGGACGGTGGCAGCAGCTTGTTGTGTGCTCAGCATTTGGAGACAGCCTTCTTGACGCATGTCACAGAAACATTCCAGCCACATTGGTCGGCAACGCGACCGACACAGGGGTGCGACAGGACCAAGCCTGAGAAGTGTAGCGCCACAAATCGTGCTATGAATGGGATGAGCGCAGCAAACTTCTCATCTTCCGCAGATTTATCTACCAAAAATGCACATGATTAAATTTATTGCACAAGTACGAGCTGAAATTAATCAAGAGCAATTGTATTATTACCAGAGGTAGcttcgacagcagcagcaggcgatcCTCCGGACAATTTCTTGGTACCCAGACCAAGAGCTGCAGTGGTGTGCCTCAGCGGCAGTCCCTGGCCAATCTCGCAGTGCACGACGAGCAAGAGCATCGCCACAGCTACGAAAGGGAGCTTATTAACTGCCATTTCTGCTGCCTTAGCTTTCTTGGTTGGTTAGCACAGATCGATGGTGTGTGTAATCCGGATGCCCGGGCTGCCATATAAATAGTTGCAGCGAGGAGGGGACTAGCTGGCTAGCATTCATTGCTTGCGTTGGGCGTTCGAGCAACAACATACTCTTAGTTTGGCAACTGTGTTATAATTAATAATAGGAGGAATCCATCAATATCTTCTGTATGTAGCTTTTAGTTCAATATATAATACATGCGAGCATGTAGTAGTACTCATCGTTAGTGTTTCTTGCAACATCTAGTTTCAGTAGCCATGTCATGTTCATATAGATTAACAGTTAATGAGAGGATATTCAGTAAAGACAGCTGTGCACGTAACAGGAATTATCGACATATACATTTTGAAAAGGACATTGTGCCAAATAAAGATATTCATTAGGCGTAGAATAATTAAGCATAGGATGATTGAAAAGGACCATCAGTACTTTCCATAAAGTCGAGAAGTACTGTTAGTACTTTTTGATTATTATGATCTGGAATttatattattaataaaaacATAAAGCATAATATATTTTGGTGCTCCCActaattaatattttttattagtACTTTCTATTTTAAAACCATTATGGAGGGCTCTCATTAATGTCAATCATTTTAAAACTTGTATTGAAAGATATCAATCGACACACAATTTGCTAGGTGacaaattttattattgcaaaaCCATATAAGCATATACTAACTTCAAATATGTCTATAAATATACTTGGCCTGCTGTATAGTGCCGCCCACCAACATGTATCTTTGATTTGAGTTGgttattactccctccatcccaaaataatattattgcctCCAACAATTTGTATGTGTAAGAAGAATactattttgggatggagggagtattatatTAGTAGCGATAAATACTAATAACAACTGTTGTGATTATAGGCTACTGGATTCCTggccaaatttttatttttctctgacTTTTTAGATTTTAATCCAATTTGTAAATGTAATTAAGGCAAAATTGCTAGAACATGTCATCATTGTACATTATGTCAGTATACCAATTATATTGGGAGCAGGCGGAAGCAAAGATGACGGATAGGTTTCCACATTACGGTTTTTCGTATACTGCCTCCGTTCTCTTTTATTTGAcgcttttttatttaaaaataaagtACCCCGCGACAAATATTTGAGAATGGAGGCAGTATACGTTCTCAAGAGTTTAAGGGGATTTCATTATAGATGGACCAAGCGTCCACAATTATTTCCTCAGACTCTGTTGCGTTGAACATTCTATCACTACTGTTGTTTATATAGTTTGGCCAGTGTATCCCATTATTCCCATACCTATTGTTTGGCAGCATTGGTAGTAGGCGCTACTTATTTTGCTAGGAGGGATCAATATCTTCTGTAGCTTTTATTAGTTCAATAATACCTAGCTTGTAGGCATCATTATATTCCAACAGTACCTAGCTTGTAGGAACCATTGTATTCCTTGCAACGTTTAGGTTCAATAGCCATGCTTATTACGTGTAGAGGTTAACTAACAGATTATAGTATTTAGTAATGACAAGGTATGTAACAGGACTATGAGTGAAACATATATAGATTAAAACTAAAAGCCATTGGGCCAAATAAAGATACCCCTGTAATAATATTGCTTTTGTTTCAATAGATGTCTTATCTCTTCTCTCCTACTTAAAAAGAACAACCTGCTTCCATTTCTCCAATTCTCACTTCATCTTCCGCTCCCCGCCCCCGCTACGGTCGCATGTCCCGCAGCTCCGCTCCACAACCGCCTCATCCCTCGCTCACAACCGCCTCATCCCTCTTTAAATGGGATACAGTCTGGCTCGGGCTCCATTGCCCCTGCTTCACCCGGCTCTCCGCTCCTACCCCACCTCGTTCTCCGCCACCGTTGGGCCGCTGAAGACCTCGCCGGCGCTGGCGCAGTCCCACGAGGGCGAAGGGGAGATCTACCGCCGTCGGGGAGTGGGGGTAGGGGAGATCCACCTCCGTCAGGGAGTTGGGGTAGGGGAGATCCACCGCCGTGCATCCGCAAGCTTCCGGCGCCCTGATCCACCGATGCCGCCAGCTCCTCATCGACCTAGCGCTGCCTCCGGCCGCCCCGTGGCCTTGCCGCCTCCGGAGTGGGCGGCCGCATCGCCTCCTCTTGCAGCGAGTGGCATCTTTGCGCGGGACGGCGAGGGCGTACCGGCGCCTCGGCGACACGCCCACGTCGATCCGGCGGAGGGTCCGCCGCCACCAGCACTGCCACCTCCTTCTGCCCGCTGGGATCCGCTGCTCCCAGGGTGCACGACGAGATGCGCCAACGCTGAGGCCCTCCTTCCTCAACGCCTAGATTGGACGACGACACCGGCACGCCCTGCTCCTCTGCTGCATCAGCCTCCACCGGCGCCACCTAAAGGTAGAAAGATCTCCAAAGCCATTATCAACTGCCACGCGCGTTTCCCCCACCTGTTTCTTTTCACCACCACCGATAATAACTAAATCTCCTACTCATGAGTCCTGACTGGAGTATACCAAATGTAGCAATCATTTTTGTGAGAGATCATTTCTCAGGTTTCATTCGCATAtgtttctctttgaattaagtTAACCAAGTTTAAAACTGCTCATCTTTGAACTCAGTCGTTAGATGAATTCAGTGTATTCTCTATAGAAGCCCAGGTATTTGTGATTTGCAATCATACCCAGGTCTCTGAAGCCCTACTCCATGTACCCCAGTCCCCATTTGCGATTTGCAATCATACTACTTGGTAGTTGCTCTCTGGGATAGTTGATATATGTGATTGGTTCTGTTATTTGCAATGAACAACCCATACCAAGAATTAAGTtgcaaaataatatttaatgATATTCTGCTATAAAGAAAAATACAGTAAAACTCCAAACACACAAATATGTACTACATTAAGCCAGTAATGGGCTCGTCTACATCCATGTGCTTGCATTTCTGTGTAGGTACGAAAAATGAGTTTTGTATAATCAGGTTGGCAGTTCCTAAATAGTGATGTCAGTATGGCTAAACGGCATTGATTACTGACACTGACACGATTATGCTGTTGTCTTTTGAGAATAGACTAATATCCTGGCTTAGGTAATTGGCTAAAGGCGAGTGAATTGCGTATAATACTGTCACACAAATCATGGAATAGGGTAACCCAACCCAATCACAGCGGAGCAGCTGGAAGCAGACAAGCCCAGCCAGTCCTGTTGCCGACTTGCAGTAAGGCAAAAACCTTCATCATCCTGTTTGATAACATATCAGTTTGGTGGATTTCATCTTGTCCGAATGTCCATTCTCTTAGCATCCTTATTTTGCCACTACTTTCGGAGCAGCAACAAAATCAGACAAAAGATATAGTAGATTAGCTTACTAGGCTTATAACCATGTAGATGATTCAGTATGCACCACACCACACCAAGCCTGCTTTATTGTTTTGCTGTTCAATACACGTTTGCTAAGAAAAAAGCTATAATGTTATTTTCCCCCTTTCAGGTTGCCCACAGTTTCCATCTGCTGAAAAAAAATGATCCAAATGGATTAAGTGAAAAATACAGCCTCAAATTTTAAATTCTGCATCAAAAAAGCTACTGATCAAGTTATGGAACTCCCATTAGATAACTGTATATATGGTTTAAAATATTCTTTTTGATGATGCATATTGGGATAATTTGAGCTATTCATCATTGTTGTCGGACATCACAATTAGGATTATTCAACATTTCTTTGGCTAGAAGCATTACTCATGTAGATGTAAACGTCTTCTCACAGAGACTTGCATAGTTGCATTCAGTCTCAGTTTGGTTCATTTTCTTAAACACCTGTTCTGCACTTCAACAGCTTCCAAGGATGCTGCTGTGGACAACCATGTATGTGCGAGCCGCATCCCATGGGCGGATGATCCCTCTGGTCATTGACATGCCTTCCAACAAAATCCCTTGATTCATATCTCTGTGACTTGTAAAGAACATAGAGAGGGTGGCAATGCCGCATAGAGGCTTTGGAGATGTTTTGTTAACCAATTGTCTCTGGTTGCAAGAgtttaaagagttatttttttattataggGCCAAGAATCAATTGGAAATGGATACCCACTACTGCTGGACATGCTAGGAAATCGACAGCCAAGGATTGGGTAACTTGACACACCATCAAATTCTATTTTATGTCTTTCTAATGCTCCATGTTGATGCTTGATTCTAGCTATTCGTCTGTTATTTACTTCTATCTCGTAGAGAAATATGAAGcatttgcatttgcatatatACATATTCCTATATGCATGCCAACCTCACTTTTCTAATTTGGAGTGTGTCATCGTCAGTTATGCTAGCATTATCTTTTTCTTCTATAACCCAGATAGCATATACACTATCAATGGTTAAGTATATCTATCCATATTGACCCATATAGAACAACTGTATGTCTTAACTGAACATAATGGATTTTTTGTACTTGATTTTTTTCCACTATAGGTGATTGATGTTCTACAATGTTTTTTGTGTCTGCTGCTTGCTGTTCATTAGTGTGTTTTGAACTATTGATGTATCTTGTGTCTCAGCAGATTTGCTGAAACATCAGGAAGGTCCTGTATCGCCTCTCCATTCTTGGCCACGAACACATTGTATTGTTTACTGATTTTTTTTGGGGAATTCTCTTCAAGACTATCATTTTTCATGCACGCATTGCTATTTGTGTTATTCTTTCCGGTCATGCTCAGTCATGAAGCATGACAATTGTGACATTGTTTCTAAACTAGCAGCTTGTGCATAGGAGCTGCCGAAGCACATCGCCAAGGTATTGAAGGAATCTACGTTGTAGtgtcaagcaagttgatggatCTGAACGGGAGTTCTAGGATAATATGGTGGTTGATGGCAGAGCCATCTCAAGTTGTAGACGTCCTTTACATTCTTTGGAAGTGGAGATATGTTTTGACTAGGAAAAACTTATGTAGATGTCATTTGCTTTGTAGTAGGAAGTCTAATAGTGTGTAGGAAAGTCTGTGTGGCGAGGAGTCCTGGTCTCTTTAGTGGCTATGATTCTAACTTTATTAAGCTCAATGATGTATTGTTTGGTTATTCTGAAAGAATTGTATGTCCTATTGAAATTTGATAGATATCTTTTTACCCTTACACTAAGCATAATCAATTGCTATCAGAAGACAGGAGCTTTCTCAATTCTCATATGTTTGTCATATGAATATTTTCAATATAGTTTCATGTTTACCACAAACTTTTATATAATTGGTTAtgaaaaaattgaaattttctTTAAATGATTTAACAAAACTAAAATACTTGTTAGCTGTATACAATGGTGCGGTTTTAGGAATGATTTGTGCAGTAGCAACGCACGAGCAATTAGCTAGTTAATACAAAAGAACTAGTACTTTCAGAACGTGCTCTCTTGTACGGACTGGTTAGAATATTTAGCGTATATGTACTAGATGTTTGAAGGGCGGGCccggtgcagcggtagagcctatcATCTGTAATCGAAAGGTCCCGAGTTCGAGTTCCAGCTTCTGCATATTATGCGGGTAAGGCCAGGGGGCGGGCTTAAAGATACCTTTCCCTAGACCCCGCACAGAGCGAAAAGCCTACGGCACTCTGGGGTATGCCATTTATATGTACTAGGTGAcaccccgcgcgttgctgccgGAATTCGGAAACTAACTTGAAAGTCAAATTTAATTGTAGAAATATCGTTTCAATTATATGCCAATATTTTTTAAAGACATTATAGTTGATAACATATTCAGCTCATTTGTTTTCTTATGGGAATTTTGTAACATGGTACTCACAGAGAACAATAGTCATGGGTGTCATTAGCGGTAGAAAATCGATTGAAGAAATCAATAGAGTCCTAGTGGATGGTGATGTGATATATTATTGCGAGAATTTCAGTGATAACACCATATGAAAACTTTGCATGTATAAAGTAAAAAAATtgatgaaaatataaataaagatTTTAGTGAACGGCGTGGCATGCAATTTGGTGGGTATTTGAGATGACATAGCTAAGTTGCATGAATACGCCACATGGGAGCCTTGCATGCATGATGCCACAAAGAACCGATGGAAGATATCAATAAAGGTCTAAGTGGAAGGTGATGTGGCATGCAACTTAGTGGGTTTTTGAGATGAGGTAGCTACCTTGTATGTTGAGAGAATTGAAGTTAACGACACTTAGTGAATCTCAACTATATATGTTTTATAGATAATTAGATATAGATTATGTGCTAACAAAATACTAAAGCCCCAAAAAGGAGCATATGCATGCAAAAGGAGCTATGCCCACAAAGAATCGGTGAAAGACATAAATGGAAGGCTTTAGTGActaatgatgtgtcttctcttGAATGCTAGTGCTCGGTGACGTGGCTTCACCAGAGCTCAGAAAAAACCGGTAGTGGGGGGCACCAATTTAGATATAGAAGATAGAAGATTAGAAGTTCATTGATTATAGTACGTACCTACAACTAATTAAAATTTCTTACTTTGCCCCCTCTCTGCCTCTCTCTATTAATTAATATGGGTTTATCTACACCATAAAATTATGCGAAGTTTTTCATAATGTTTTCATGTGCGGAGGATAAGGTCTCCTACACCTCTTGATAGCCCAATTTTTCATGTTATGGGGGTAGTAAAACGTTGGAAAGTCTTCGAATATGATTTTTTACTTTAGAAAAATTGAAAAACCACCTTCGAAACCAGCTAAAAGTGCATGTTTGTCCGGTTTTCTTAGCTTATGGTGCCCCATGTCCATTTCCGTAGTTCAATGTTGAAAATCAAATGATTTGGATAGTTTGAAGTTTTGAAACTGGCTTTTCCCTTTATTATATCATCTAATCATCATGGTTAAACTCTATACTAATGTCAATGTGAACCTACAAATTAATATTCCTATAACTTGAGGATCCGAACGAACCTAAGACTATAAAACTAACAAGAATGCAATATTCTAGAGGAGTTATGGTTGTTTGATTTATTTCCACTGGCGTATGTCATGCCAAACTTGTGGTAGACATTGTGGAAACTCAGAGATGGAAAACCTGTCAAAAAGTTCCGCGCTCAGCACCCTGGAAAATAAGTTTTCCACCTAATTCAGACTCATACTGCTGCATAAATGAAAAAACAATCTTCTTGAATTGGCAACCCTGGAATCGGCTTTATTCCATGATGAGCCGATACTCTATTTGTACCGGTTGTCTCAAATCACTGAACTCTTGGGCGCAGAACTTCTCCTTATTGAATTGGTCAATCATTATTGAAGGTCCTTCCAATTTAGCCTGAGTTTTTAGAACTAGGCGCAGCAGCATCCTCCACACTGTGTCATACGACTCCGATATATTCAGTTGTTTTTGTTTTCTGTATGATGTTGACCAAAGAATTTAGACAAATCTGGAACACAGTATCATGGATTGGCGAGGATATGGCATTGAGTCAAATTTTCACCGAGTTCATGTTGCCCAAATACATACGTGGATTGTTCTTGAGATATCAAAGTCTTCCTCTATCTACAATCCATCATATATCAACCACCACAAGTAGAGCATGCAACGCGATGCCTTCCTCTTGGTCTTTTATTGGGTTTCGGTGGCGGCACTAGGCGTCGCATGGCAGTCGTACGCCCGCGCGACCCTCTCCTTCTGGTCTGTCTACAGGCGCAAGGTGACCTGCTCCGCATCGGCGGCAACTCCACCATTTTTTTAATAGAAAGATTTTATTATTCTCAAGAGCAGTAATCGAGGTGATACAAGTTTTTGGAAGCCTCTTTCGACCTCTGCTTACAAAGCACACAGCCTAGGAAAAGTCCAACATCTCTGCTAAAACCAACCCGTAACATTCAATCCTAAGACTATACCGTCACCCATGCGCCAGAGTAAAAAACTCCAAGGCCACATGCGTCAATCGTCACGTAACCTCCGTCAAGGTGTCCAGCATATCCTCTCGCTGGAGCACAGCCAATGTACGCAGTCAATGGATATTAGTATGAATAACCTGCAAAGGAGAAGATCGAGGTTTTTTTCAAACACAATATCATTCCTGTACAGCCATAGCGACCAAACGGTAGCCGCCGCCCCCAAGAGTGCTATATTTCTGATTTTACTATCAAAGTTGTTTGTCCAATCCACAAACATATATGCAACGCTTTGAGGACAGTCGATGCCAAACGCAAATTGAATTATGGCCCAAACTGACCTCGCCAGCCGACAATCAAAAAACAGATGTTCGATCGTCTCATCTTTATGACAAAAGCAACATGTTTTGCTTCCTTGTCACCGTCTTTTAGCCAGATTATCTTTAGTTAAAATTACCCCTAGCTTTACATACCAAAGAAATACTTTGATTTTGAGATGCGCTTTAAGCTTCCATATTCTTTTGTTAAGGTTACTAACTTTGCTCTTTATCAAGGCTTGGTAGTGTGATTTTACCGGGAATTACTTATTTTGGTTTAAGACCCAGCTAAATTCATCCTCTGAATCAGTTAGGACTATACCAATAATGCGTGGGTAAAGATGATTCCAAGCTACTACCTTTGGACCGCCAAGCAACCATCGCCATATTATGGTAGGTTGAGCGTCTGTTAAAACCTCAGCAATTGTTGCAAATTTGTTCCTAACAATAGAGTAGAGGCCAGGGTACTGCTCTCTAAGCGGTTTATTACCAAGCCAAGTATCCTCCCAGAATCTCACCTAAGATCTGTTATTGATCTTAAAGGTACCGAAACGAAGCAATTCTTGTTTCACCTTCATCAGACTGGACTAGAAATGTGAATCACCTGGTTTCCACTGTACTTGGACTAACGGCTTGGAGCCTAAATATTTAGCTCTTAAAAGTTGTTGCCAAGTACCTTTTGTGGTTAGAAGCTTAAACAACCACTTAAGAGAGCGACATTTTTCAAATGTAAGTCATGTATTTCAAGCCCCCCTTGCTCTTTAGGCTGGCAAAGGATACTCCATTTAGCCCGTCTGTattttcttttgttctcatCTCCTTGCCAAAAGAAGTGAGAacgaaaaaaatctaacttCTTTAAAACTCCTCTTGGGATAGAAAAGAATGACATCATATACATAGGTAGGCTACTTAACATCAAGTTAATTAGTGTTAGTCGTCCTCCCACCGAAAGATGCTTTCCTTTCCAGCTGCTTAGCCATTTTTCAAATCTTTCTTCTACCAACTTCCAATCCGAGTTTCTAAGTTTCCTATGGTGAATAGGAATTCCTAGATATTTCAAGGGTAGCTATCCTTGCTTATAGCCAAACAAGTCTAAGTATTGGTTTAAAGAATTTTGTGCTTGTCCAAAACAGAAAACTTCACTTTTGTGGAAGTTAATTTTCAGACCTGAGATTTGCTCAAAAGCACATAAAAGGAGTTTCAAATTGCTAGCCTTTTCTAGATCGTCTTCCATAAGGAGAATCGTGTCATCTGCATACTAGAGAATGGACAAGCCATCGTCAATTAGATGGTTCACTACACCACCAATTTGTCCCCGGTTCTTGGCTCTTTTAATTAAGACAGCTAGCATATCAGCAACAATGTTGAAAAGGATTGGTGATAAAGGATCTCCCTGACAGAGTCCCTTCTTTGTCTAAAAGTAGTGTCCAATTTCCCCGTTTACATTCACTGCAACACTGCCTCCCGATATGAAGGTCTTAATCCAAGAGATCCACTTGGGTGAGAAACTTTCATTAGCAAGGCTTGTAACAGAAAAAGGCCATTTGACCTTGCCATAAGCTTTCTCAAAGTCAATCTTGACAACCATACTACTAAGTTTCTTCCTCAGAATTTCATGTATACTTTCATGTAGAATGACAACCCCTTCAAGGATGTTGCGACCCCTCATGAAAGCCGTTTGACTAGGGCTTATTACTTTGTCGGCTATCAGGTTCATTCTATTTGTGATTACCTTTGTGAAGATCTTAAAGCTCACATTCAGTGGACAAGATGTGAAGCATGGAAAACATATTGAGTCATCGACGTTATGCGCTGGGCGGCCACGGTGGAAGTTCTGCTACTGTCCCAACGGCCCCACCAAGGATTCAGAGAGCAGCCGCCCGGCCATGGTGCTCCTGTTGATGGAGAACCGCTTCCCGACGTTCCAAGGCAACAGATGGGTGGACTTCACAACCACTGCCACGTTCAACTTGAGCGTTCTCAATGGCCACGTATGGCAACCCACCGGTACGTAGTATGGTGGTGCCGACTGACATTGTTGAGGGCATgccagaggagagagaggaggcgaTGCGTCACCTCAAGGACGATAGCCTCATCGTTCGCTACGACATCCCCATCCATAAATTCGAGAATGATCGGAGTACCACATCACGTGCTTCCTTGGTGAGTAAAATGCATGAGCGGTCCTCGAAATTGGCAACGTGTGTCACTTAGGTCTCTAAACTTATAAAACTAGGAcctgggtccctaaacttggCTAAGGTATCATCTATGTCCCAAAACCGCTCTCTAAAACCATTTTCTCCTCTCTGGTGATGATGTGGCATGCTGACATAAAATCTGGGCCTCTAAACTTAGATATGGTGTGATCTAGGACCATAAACTTAGCGGGGGTGTCATCTAGTTCCCGAAACATTTTACCTTTACATGACCAAAACAATTTTTTTGGTCGGAAAGCACCAAAATCCTTGGAAagattttctatgatttttttaatttgggGAGAATTCAAAATTCAGAACGGAATAGTTTCTTGTACCAGACCGGAAACAAAAATACACATGATTTTATCATGCGAGTTCTACCATGCTAGTCGGCATCCTCTCGCATCCATCCTCTGCAGTCATCGAGAGGAATGCCGACAGCGGAGGAGTGCTAACCATCCCCTCACTGGAAACCACTTCCTGTCATCATCCATGTCACCGCCATCCTCCAACACTAGCCCTTCTCTTGACGACGGCAAAAGGATAAAGAGCGATTTTGAAACCACCATGATAGCCCAACCAAGTTTAGGGATCCAAATAACACTAACACCACTGGCCAAGTTTAA
It encodes the following:
- the LOC120694221 gene encoding uncharacterized protein LOC120694221, which codes for MAVNKLPFVAVAMLLLVVHCEIGQGLPLRHTTAALGLGTKKLSGGSPAAAVEATSDKSAEDEKFAALIPFIARFVALHFSGLVLSHPCVGRVADQCGWNVSVTCVKKAVSKC